In Acidobacteriota bacterium, the following are encoded in one genomic region:
- a CDS encoding transposase, with the protein MRKKADKLHQPSTPSFVATFEVETNSAGFGQLEKMLNAYRQVYNATLGELVRRLKRARKSPEWEAARKLPKGSEERKAAFAEVRKKYGLSVGEAQKVAQRLVEGHFVRLTNSRIVQQVAKRAWRAIEKVMVGKAKRVRFKRRDDFQSFETNANDTGIRVVMGTGTVCVGKLTFEFKADETNPYHVHALKHRVKYARIVKRVINGRSRWFVQMILEGKPYRDPEKHTTQNGERVGLDFGPSLIAVSTTTDSFQIPLSQELDRRQAEIRRLQRRLDRSQRATNPHNYQPNGTVKKGRKQWKQSSRYRRTKQQLKDLERRKTAQRKSLHGRLANRIVRLGNQIHTEKVSYRGWQKQFGRSIQHHAPSAFEGILTRTAETLGGGTRLINTAQTALSQTCLCGNRKKKTLSERTHWCDTCGFTAPRDQFSAYLALYTFWTDGKWVVNLNEARSGIHRHRTLASGLKPNSRPGAVGPELVDVSQTRQRELGFQTGPPPTGRASRARPGKGNLEPSASSRNGSGCPEQEESPSSTA; encoded by the coding sequence ATGAGAAAAAAAGCGGATAAACTCCATCAACCCTCAACTCCATCCTTTGTCGCCACGTTTGAAGTGGAGACAAATTCGGCGGGCTTCGGCCAATTGGAGAAGATGTTGAATGCCTATCGGCAAGTGTATAACGCGACGTTGGGGGAGTTAGTGAGGCGGTTGAAGCGGGCGCGGAAATCTCCGGAATGGGAAGCGGCGCGGAAACTGCCGAAAGGGTCTGAGGAACGCAAAGCCGCCTTTGCCGAAGTGCGGAAGAAATATGGACTGTCGGTCGGCGAGGCGCAAAAGGTGGCGCAACGATTGGTTGAAGGACATTTTGTCAGGTTGACGAATTCGCGAATTGTGCAGCAAGTGGCGAAACGGGCCTGGAGAGCGATTGAAAAAGTGATGGTTGGAAAAGCGAAGCGGGTGCGGTTCAAGCGGCGGGATGACTTCCAGTCGTTTGAGACCAACGCCAACGACACTGGAATCCGGGTGGTGATGGGGACCGGAACGGTGTGTGTTGGAAAACTGACATTTGAGTTCAAGGCGGATGAGACCAATCCGTACCACGTCCACGCTCTCAAACACCGGGTCAAATACGCCCGGATTGTCAAGCGAGTGATCAATGGGCGGTCACGATGGTTTGTACAGATGATTCTGGAAGGCAAACCCTACCGTGATCCTGAAAAACACACCACTCAGAATGGAGAGCGAGTGGGACTTGATTTTGGACCGTCACTGATTGCGGTTTCGACCACCACCGACAGCTTTCAAATCCCACTCAGCCAGGAACTCGACCGCCGACAGGCTGAAATTCGGAGACTCCAGCGACGACTGGACCGAAGTCAGAGGGCGACCAATCCACACAACTACCAGCCAAACGGGACGGTCAAAAAGGGCCGGAAGCAGTGGAAACAATCCTCCAGATATCGGCGGACGAAACAGCAACTCAAGGATCTGGAACGCCGCAAAACTGCCCAGCGAAAGAGTCTCCACGGACGGTTGGCAAACCGAATTGTCCGGCTCGGCAATCAAATTCACACCGAAAAAGTCAGCTACCGTGGCTGGCAAAAGCAGTTTGGACGATCAATCCAGCATCACGCGCCATCAGCCTTCGAAGGCATTTTAACCCGCACAGCCGAAACGCTCGGGGGTGGCACACGGCTGATCAACACGGCCCAAACTGCGCTCTCTCAAACCTGTTTGTGCGGGAATCGAAAGAAAAAGACCCTCTCGGAGCGAACCCACTGGTGCGACACCTGCGGGTTCACTGCTCCGAGAGATCAATTTTCGGCCTATCTCGCACTTTATACCTTCTGGACCGACGGAAAATGGGTCGTGAATCTGAATGAGGCACGATCCGGTATCCATCGCCATCGAACCTTGGCGTCCGGCTTGAAACCAAATTCAAGACCAGGCGCGGTCGGCCCAGAACTGGTGGACGTGTCACAGACGCGACAGCGGGAACTGGGTTTCCAAACCGGTCCGCCACCGACCGGAAGAGCGTCTCGCGCGAGACCTGGAAAAGGCAACTTAGAGCCGTCTGCTTCGAGCAGGAACGGAAGCGGTTGTCCGGAACAGGAAGAATCCCCGTCCTCAACCGCGTAG
- a CDS encoding protein kinase yields MKMAPGRRTESLNQFFREGISSCRVNHPNAVTVLDSGISETGIAYLAMELLVGRSLTQELKLFGRCSLLRCAQILVPVCQALAKAHVSGFIHRDIKPDNIFLPEKMRESPVLNREAVGRG; encoded by the coding sequence TTGAAAATGGCACCCGGACGCCGTACTGAAAGTCTCAACCAATTCTTTCGCGAAGGTATTTCCAGTTGCCGGGTCAATCATCCCAATGCAGTCACAGTGCTGGATTCTGGAATTTCTGAAACCGGGATCGCCTATCTGGCGATGGAATTACTGGTTGGACGCTCGTTGACCCAGGAACTCAAGCTTTTTGGCCGCTGTTCGCTGCTCCGATGTGCCCAAATTTTGGTGCCGGTATGCCAGGCACTAGCCAAAGCCCATGTCTCAGGTTTCATTCACCGTGATATCAAGCCGGACAATATTTTTTTACCAGAAAAAATGCGAGAAAGCCCTGTCCTCAACCGCGAAGCGGTAGGGCGGGGATGA
- a CDS encoding metal-binding protein gives MPSGKTHDLITYILAIPTAVAFFLLTRNPGLTLLGTGTMLFSGLMFGPDLDTRSVQYFRWGIFRWIWIPYQRMCGHRSRLSHGILFSTFFRIFYFLAVMTAILAIALFIQNIWLLGMPPTTDQGVKVVQESLFRMLKLIQSFDKRILVLTVAGLWIGAMTHSVSDFLGSTFKSASKFL, from the coding sequence ATGCCTTCTGGAAAAACGCACGATTTAATCACCTACATTTTGGCCATTCCCACGGCGGTGGCTTTTTTCCTGTTGACCCGAAATCCGGGACTGACGCTGCTTGGAACCGGAACGATGTTATTTAGCGGCTTGATGTTTGGGCCGGACCTTGATACGCGAAGCGTCCAGTATTTTCGGTGGGGGATTTTTCGCTGGATCTGGATTCCTTACCAGCGGATGTGTGGTCACCGGTCGCGGCTGTCGCACGGAATTTTATTTTCGACGTTCTTTCGAATCTTCTATTTCCTGGCCGTGATGACCGCCATTCTGGCTATCGCCCTGTTTATCCAAAATATCTGGTTACTTGGAATGCCTCCAACCACCGATCAGGGAGTGAAAGTGGTGCAGGAATCATTGTTCCGCATGCTGAAACTGATTCAATCGTTTGATAAACGCATTCTGGTATTGACGGTGGCTGGTTTGTGGATCGGAGCGATGACCCATTCCGTGAGCGACTTCCTTGGATCAACCTTCAAAAGCGCCTCGAAGTTTCTGTGA
- the miaA gene encoding tRNA (adenosine(37)-N6)-dimethylallyltransferase MiaA, whose product MDSTKPSQHQLIPVIVGPTCSGKSDLGIAIARHFGGEIINLDSVQVYRGLYVATAKVPLEEQQGIPHHLIDIVEPTENYTAGRYAVDAARCLAEIEARHQLPIFVGGTGFYLNALRGRLFSEEAATDLTLRERLKSILTRRGPEHLHRMLRRLDPVSASRLAPRDWSRVTRALEFFFQNGKRLSEQQPNLPEPPEFAARMRIIVLDPPREVLYDKINRRVDVMEQSGLLAEIKNLLAVGVPHDAKAFGAHGYRRVIEFLRGERTYESAIEQMKTDTRHYAKRQITWWRREPGAIWFHGFGAEPEIQQAVISYLEGSGFRV is encoded by the coding sequence ATGGATTCAACTAAACCTTCTCAACATCAACTCATTCCTGTGATTGTTGGGCCAACCTGTTCCGGGAAAAGTGACCTTGGAATTGCGATTGCCCGGCATTTTGGCGGTGAAATCATCAACCTGGATTCAGTTCAGGTCTACCGTGGGCTGTATGTCGCCACAGCCAAAGTCCCACTCGAAGAACAACAGGGCATCCCGCACCATCTCATTGATATTGTTGAGCCGACGGAAAACTACACTGCAGGCCGCTATGCCGTGGATGCCGCCAGGTGTCTGGCTGAAATCGAAGCTCGCCATCAACTGCCAATCTTTGTCGGCGGCACCGGGTTTTACCTCAATGCGTTGCGCGGAAGGTTATTTTCCGAGGAAGCAGCCACTGACTTGACCCTGCGTGAGCGTCTCAAATCCATTCTGACTCGACGCGGGCCAGAGCATCTGCACCGGATGTTAAGGCGGCTCGATCCGGTTTCCGCCAGCCGGCTGGCACCGCGCGACTGGTCGCGGGTCACCAGAGCACTCGAATTTTTCTTTCAAAACGGGAAGCGTCTTTCCGAGCAACAGCCAAATCTCCCAGAACCACCTGAATTTGCGGCTCGAATGCGAATTATTGTGCTCGATCCGCCACGTGAAGTGCTCTATGACAAAATCAATCGGCGGGTGGATGTGATGGAACAAAGCGGCTTACTGGCAGAAATCAAAAATCTGCTGGCGGTCGGTGTACCACACGATGCCAAAGCTTTTGGTGCCCATGGATACCGGCGGGTAATTGAATTTCTACGCGGAGAGCGCACCTATGAGTCAGCCATTGAACAGATGAAAACCGATACCCGTCACTATGCCAAACGCCAGATAACCTGGTGGCGGCGCGAGCCAGGTGCCATCTGGTTTCACGGTTTTGGCGCCGAACCTGAAATTCAACAGGCGGTGATTTCATATCTTGAGGGTTCCGGGTTCCGGGTTTAG
- a CDS encoding sulfite exporter TauE/SafE family protein, giving the protein MIDGALGMGYGVISTISLLGFGVSPAAASAGVHAAKIFTGAASGVAHLKMGNVDRVLLRRLMIPGAIGGIIGALVLTQTPEKYVKPFVSIYLAILGIVIFYKAFHKVTEREVTTHIAPLALTGGFLDSAGGGWGPIVTSTLMARGHNPRVTIGSVNLAEFFVCIAQLLAILIFMGQGDWHKVSATVSIVAGLIVGGVLAAPLAAYVCRHIPAHALRIMVGALIILLSARTIYLSL; this is encoded by the coding sequence ATGATTGATGGTGCCCTTGGAATGGGGTACGGCGTCATTTCGACGATTTCCCTCCTTGGGTTTGGTGTTTCACCTGCCGCTGCCAGCGCAGGGGTTCACGCCGCCAAAATCTTCACGGGCGCGGCATCGGGCGTTGCTCATTTAAAAATGGGCAATGTGGACCGGGTTTTGTTGCGCCGATTGATGATTCCAGGCGCCATTGGTGGCATCATCGGAGCACTGGTTTTGACTCAAACGCCGGAAAAATACGTCAAGCCGTTTGTTTCCATTTATTTGGCTATCCTGGGAATTGTAATTTTCTACAAAGCATTTCACAAAGTAACCGAACGTGAAGTTACAACCCACATCGCACCGCTGGCATTAACTGGCGGCTTTCTGGATTCGGCAGGTGGCGGATGGGGACCGATTGTCACATCAACCCTGATGGCACGCGGCCATAACCCACGTGTCACCATCGGGTCGGTCAATCTGGCCGAGTTTTTTGTCTGTATCGCCCAATTGCTGGCGATTCTCATTTTTATGGGTCAGGGAGACTGGCATAAAGTCAGCGCCACGGTCTCGATTGTGGCCGGCTTGATCGTCGGCGGCGTGCTGGCGGCGCCGCTAGCGGCCTATGTGTGCCGACATATTCCAGCCCACGCCCTTCGAATTATGGTCGGGGCGCTGATTATCCTGCTCAGCGCCCGCACGATTTATCTTTCACTATAA
- the lysS gene encoding lysine--tRNA ligase, whose product MSEHENELIAQRQKNLTELVELGIEAYPHRFDRTHTVSEAVTEFGSQTAEELVAARPIVKLAGRIHAINRMGKAAFVRFTDGKSMIQAYLRRNEIGESLWELFLRLDLGDVIGVSGFVFRTKTGELSVHAEDLKFLVKALTPPPDKFHGLQNKELRYRQRYADLIANHDVRTVFEKRAQIVRETRAYFDQHGYIEVETPMLSPLATGAAARPFVTHHNALDIPLFARIAPELYLKRLTVGGFEKVYELNRNFRNEGLSIKHNPEFTMLEFYQAYSSYEDLIELTEELITGLVEKVCGILTIPYGDYELNFSRPWARFTMAEAIQQHLPETVAGHALDTLDDLIEVAKAVHCELKLAEGYGKCLGILFEHVAEPHLIQPTFITRFPTDLSPLSKQSPDNKEFVDRFELFIARMECANGFSELNDPAEQRRRFEDQVKARERGDDEAMVLDEDYIRALSYGLPPTAGEGIGIDRIVMILTNQRSIRDVILFPHMRPEAKHLHEDSE is encoded by the coding sequence ATGAGTGAACACGAAAACGAACTGATTGCCCAACGGCAAAAGAACTTAACCGAACTGGTCGAGCTTGGGATTGAAGCTTATCCGCACCGGTTTGACCGAACCCACACTGTTTCAGAAGCCGTGACTGAATTTGGCTCGCAAACGGCTGAAGAACTGGTTGCCGCACGTCCAATCGTAAAACTGGCCGGACGCATCCACGCCATCAATCGGATGGGAAAAGCCGCCTTTGTGCGCTTTACCGATGGGAAATCAATGATTCAGGCGTATTTGCGCCGCAATGAAATTGGTGAATCGCTGTGGGAACTCTTTCTCCGACTTGATCTTGGTGACGTGATTGGGGTCTCCGGATTTGTCTTTCGCACCAAAACCGGCGAACTCTCGGTTCACGCCGAAGACTTGAAATTCCTGGTCAAAGCGCTGACGCCGCCGCCTGACAAATTCCACGGCTTGCAAAACAAAGAGCTTCGCTACCGGCAACGGTATGCCGATTTGATCGCTAACCACGACGTGCGAACCGTGTTTGAAAAACGGGCACAGATTGTCCGTGAAACCCGCGCTTATTTTGACCAGCACGGATATATCGAAGTCGAAACACCGATGCTCAGTCCGCTGGCCACCGGGGCCGCCGCCCGGCCATTTGTCACCCATCACAACGCGCTCGACATCCCACTCTTTGCCCGGATTGCGCCGGAACTCTATCTCAAGCGATTAACCGTGGGCGGATTTGAAAAGGTGTATGAACTGAATCGGAACTTCCGGAACGAAGGACTTTCGATCAAGCACAACCCGGAATTCACCATGCTTGAGTTTTATCAGGCATATAGCAGTTATGAGGACCTGATCGAATTGACCGAAGAGTTGATTACCGGACTGGTTGAGAAAGTATGTGGAATACTGACAATTCCCTATGGTGACTACGAGTTGAATTTCAGCCGCCCCTGGGCACGTTTCACGATGGCCGAAGCTATCCAACAGCATTTGCCAGAGACTGTTGCCGGGCACGCGCTCGATACACTCGATGACCTTATCGAAGTCGCCAAAGCCGTTCACTGTGAACTCAAACTGGCAGAAGGCTATGGGAAATGCCTGGGGATTTTGTTTGAACACGTGGCCGAGCCGCATTTGATCCAGCCGACCTTTATCACACGGTTCCCAACGGATCTGAGTCCGCTCTCCAAGCAATCACCTGACAACAAAGAGTTTGTGGATCGCTTTGAACTCTTTATTGCCCGGATGGAATGCGCCAATGGCTTTTCGGAACTCAATGACCCGGCTGAACAACGGCGGCGGTTTGAAGATCAGGTCAAAGCTCGCGAACGTGGCGATGACGAGGCCATGGTGCTTGATGAAGATTACATCCGGGCGCTGAGCTACGGTCTGCCTCCAACGGCGGGCGAAGGCATTGGAATTGACCGAATCGTGATGATTTTGACCAATCAACGATCAATTCGGGACGTCATCCTCTTTCCACATATGCGACCCGAAGCCAAACATCTGCATGAAGATAGCGAATAA
- a CDS encoding UbiA family prenyltransferase → MVAVLWRNLKITCEMIKIEHTLFALPFAFLGAFLAAHGVPSFNKIFWITVAMVGARSAAMAFNRFVDQKFDADNPRTAMRALPAGLVTPNFVLLFTVVASLVFFLAAASLNRLTLLLSPVALGSVLVYSYTKRFTSLSHLVLGWGLSIAPTGAWIAVTGHFDVLPVLLSLAVLLWTAGFDVMYACQDYEFDREHPALFSIPKRLGVAGALLFARILHTAMFGVLISVFLLAHLHWLGVIGLVLTACLLIYQHNLVKPTDLSRMNAAFFTTNAMVSVILFVTIASDVLIYR, encoded by the coding sequence ATGGTTGCTGTGCTCTGGCGTAATCTGAAGATTACCTGCGAGATGATCAAGATCGAACACACCCTGTTTGCCTTGCCGTTTGCCTTTTTGGGGGCATTTCTGGCGGCACATGGTGTTCCTTCGTTCAACAAAATTTTCTGGATTACCGTTGCTATGGTTGGCGCCCGAAGTGCGGCAATGGCATTCAATCGGTTCGTGGACCAGAAATTTGATGCTGACAATCCGCGAACTGCCATGCGGGCGCTTCCGGCAGGGTTGGTGACTCCAAATTTTGTGCTGTTGTTTACGGTGGTGGCATCCCTGGTTTTTTTTCTGGCTGCCGCTTCGCTCAATCGCCTGACCTTGTTGCTCTCACCAGTGGCATTGGGGTCAGTGCTGGTTTATTCCTACACGAAGCGGTTTACTTCGTTGTCCCATTTGGTTTTAGGATGGGGGCTTTCAATTGCTCCAACCGGCGCCTGGATTGCCGTTACCGGCCATTTTGATGTGTTGCCGGTCCTGCTTTCGCTGGCGGTGCTGCTCTGGACGGCTGGATTTGATGTGATGTATGCCTGCCAGGATTATGAATTTGACCGCGAGCATCCAGCACTGTTTTCAATTCCCAAACGGCTTGGAGTGGCTGGTGCCTTACTGTTTGCCCGGATCCTGCATACCGCAATGTTTGGTGTCTTAATTTCTGTATTTTTGCTGGCTCATTTGCACTGGTTGGGCGTGATCGGCCTCGTCCTGACGGCCTGTTTGTTGATCTACCAGCACAATCTGGTCAAACCAACCGACCTCTCGCGGATGAACGCTGCCTTTTTTACAACCAACGCCATGGTGAGCGTGATTTTGTTCGTCACCATAGCCAGTGATGTACTGATCTACCGGTAA
- a CDS encoding class I SAM-dependent methyltransferase: protein MQKKSAIANTITTTSSNKEFDFKQEAIKQWTHDPCGLLGAKGFEIGTGEFYERVDHNRYVEYAPWMKSVMPFADFQGRKVLEIGFGMGTDLFQFARGGAEVYGVDLSPEHLRIASERFAFFGLPANLQLADAENLPFPDASFDAVYSFGVIHHIPNIEQAVREIYRVLRPGGQAIISVYHKNSAFYYFCVLGGYLVHFRFLNESFQANLSRIEYREHSDACPLVKLLSRNELRNLFSQFPEVGIECHHLAATHFGSLQRLVPESLVRRVENKLGWYLVAKATR from the coding sequence ATGCAGAAGAAATCGGCAATAGCAAACACCATCACAACCACCAGTTCCAACAAAGAGTTTGACTTTAAACAGGAAGCCATCAAGCAATGGACCCACGATCCATGCGGGCTGCTTGGGGCCAAAGGCTTTGAGATTGGGACCGGTGAATTTTATGAACGGGTTGACCACAATCGCTATGTTGAATATGCCCCGTGGATGAAATCAGTGATGCCGTTTGCTGACTTCCAGGGCCGAAAGGTCCTTGAAATCGGATTTGGGATGGGAACGGACCTGTTTCAATTTGCCAGGGGTGGTGCCGAGGTTTACGGCGTGGACCTCTCTCCAGAACATCTGCGAATTGCGAGCGAACGTTTTGCGTTTTTTGGACTTCCAGCCAATTTGCAACTGGCGGATGCCGAAAATCTTCCGTTTCCAGATGCTTCATTTGACGCAGTGTACTCATTTGGTGTCATCCACCACATTCCCAACATTGAGCAGGCGGTGCGTGAAATTTATCGGGTGCTGCGGCCTGGAGGACAGGCCATCATTTCGGTCTATCACAAAAACTCAGCTTTTTATTATTTCTGCGTCTTAGGCGGCTATCTGGTGCATTTTCGATTTCTGAACGAATCGTTTCAGGCAAACCTCTCGCGCATCGAATACCGCGAACACAGCGATGCTTGCCCGCTGGTCAAACTTCTCTCCAGAAACGAGTTGCGGAATTTGTTCAGTCAATTCCCCGAAGTCGGTATTGAATGCCATCATCTGGCCGCCACTCATTTTGGGTCATTGCAACGGCTGGTCCCGGAAAGCCTGGTGCGACGTGTTGAAAACAAACTTGGCTGGTATCTGGTGGCGAAGGCGACCCGGTAG
- a CDS encoding PQQ-binding-like beta-propeller repeat protein, whose product MFLLTLAAAVSVEAQKQGKGRGRNKDRETDEQFARSRRTQNLLINRDDVEVRELSKAWEYFSPDVTRLPVLVVNRLVCMPLQGGRVVALSLENGSLLWETPQGGEFTAPLSAGKSELYIATERQTETGKEGVLRALDTTTGLTRWTKTFPHTFRSALIEAGDTLYTTMSDGKLHALQRTDGSSKWEFAAQGRFLIDHDQLLLGGDDNTLYALKLETGEQLWKFQGKGKIGKPACDERQVYFGSADGRVRAVLRTTGTLIWERRAGASVLAAPLVKGNQLLVPSFDNYLYSLQTKNGSMTWRQLMDGRLIFEPIALGEDIVAIAAFDSNEVTLLEPKSGDVTARLFLNENHILAGIQITGEVLVIPSERGTLAARLLLPEEEKK is encoded by the coding sequence GTGTTCCTCCTGACGTTGGCGGCGGCTGTATCGGTTGAAGCCCAAAAACAAGGAAAAGGCCGTGGACGCAATAAAGACCGTGAAACCGATGAGCAGTTTGCTCGTTCGCGCCGCACCCAGAATCTGTTGATCAACCGGGATGATGTTGAGGTCCGTGAACTGTCCAAAGCCTGGGAATACTTCTCACCTGATGTCACCCGGCTGCCAGTTCTGGTAGTCAATCGGCTGGTGTGTATGCCGCTCCAGGGCGGGCGCGTGGTGGCGCTCAGTTTGGAAAATGGCAGTTTGCTGTGGGAAACACCGCAGGGCGGGGAATTTACGGCACCGTTAAGTGCCGGAAAATCAGAGCTTTATATCGCGACCGAACGCCAGACTGAAACTGGAAAGGAAGGCGTGCTCCGGGCGCTTGATACGACCACCGGGTTAACGCGCTGGACCAAAACCTTTCCGCATACGTTTCGATCTGCCTTGATTGAAGCTGGGGACACGCTCTACACAACGATGAGCGATGGAAAGCTTCACGCTCTTCAACGGACGGATGGTAGTTCCAAATGGGAGTTTGCCGCTCAAGGACGGTTTCTGATTGATCATGACCAGCTTTTGTTGGGTGGCGATGACAATACGCTCTATGCCTTAAAACTCGAAACCGGTGAACAACTCTGGAAATTTCAAGGAAAAGGAAAAATCGGCAAACCGGCGTGTGATGAACGTCAGGTGTATTTCGGTTCCGCCGATGGGCGGGTTCGGGCGGTGCTGCGAACGACAGGCACTCTGATTTGGGAACGTCGGGCGGGGGCGTCGGTGCTGGCGGCGCCGCTGGTCAAAGGCAACCAGTTGCTTGTGCCGTCATTTGATAACTACCTGTATTCATTGCAGACCAAAAATGGATCAATGACCTGGCGGCAGTTGATGGATGGAAGGTTAATCTTTGAACCAATTGCATTGGGAGAAGATATCGTTGCCATTGCGGCCTTTGATAGCAACGAAGTAACCCTGCTGGAACCCAAAAGCGGCGATGTGACGGCCCGCCTGTTTTTGAATGAAAACCACATTCTGGCAGGTATTCAGATCACCGGAGAGGTGCTGGTCATTCCCAGCGAACGTGGAACGCTGGCGGCACGACTCCTGTTACCTGAAGAAGAAAAGAAGTAG
- a CDS encoding type II toxin-antitoxin system RelE/ParE family toxin — translation MATITLKPLALADLDEIWLFIASSNLVAADGLIDTLTEKFDMLAANANIGQSCQELAPGLRRFPVGNYLIFYRAIDNGIEIVRIVHGMRDIPTLFGSIQ, via the coding sequence ATGGCAACCATCACTCTGAAACCGCTTGCCCTTGCGGACCTCGATGAGATCTGGTTGTTTATTGCAAGTAGCAATCTTGTCGCCGCAGACGGGCTGATTGACACCCTCACCGAGAAATTCGATATGCTGGCAGCTAATGCAAACATTGGGCAATCCTGTCAGGAGCTTGCCCCTGGATTGCGTCGGTTCCCAGTAGGAAATTACCTGATTTTCTATCGTGCGATTGACAATGGCATTGAAATTGTCCGCATAGTGCACGGGATGCGGGATATTCCAACTCTTTTTGGAAGCATTCAGTAA
- a CDS encoding type II toxin-antitoxin system ParD family antitoxin → MNISLTPQLEELVKRKVESGLYNSASEVMREALRLLEEQDRLREMRMEELRREIQKGLESGPSVPFDAEDIKRRGRERLAQPEGKVS, encoded by the coding sequence ATGAACATCTCTTTGACACCACAACTTGAAGAGTTGGTTAAACGCAAAGTGGAGTCTGGCCTGTACAATTCCGCCAGCGAAGTGATGCGCGAAGCCTTGCGGCTTCTGGAAGAACAGGACCGCCTGCGCGAAATGCGGATGGAGGAACTCCGCCGCGAGATTCAAAAAGGACTGGAGAGCGGACCATCCGTACCATTTGACGCTGAAGACATCAAGCGGCGAGGTCGCGAACGGCTGGCTCAACCAGAAGGCAAGGTATCATAA
- a CDS encoding SUMF1/EgtB/PvdO family nonheme iron enzyme, producing the protein MPAPHLQQRLKDLENLLTVQVQKLHDYERELGITADTDRKFELRTKIKDIKELIEGYENEYERIEAKLAGNSQNKTPDLIQSPSPVPVVLPSPPQLLLNPTFTNSIDMEFVLIPTGSFLMGSTNADVEAAFADAKRYNPKAEREWFTREQPQHRVTFSQPFYLGKFQVTQAQWQEVMGNNPSSFKGDTLPVEQVSWNDCQEFLKKLNAKKDNYIYRLPSEAEWEYACRAGTTTPFSFGEPITTDQVNYDGHYPYGNAPKGEYRQKTTPVGSFPANAWGLHDMHGNVWEWCQDWYQDTYAGVPDDGSARESGSDQRFRVMRGGSWFDGADFCRSAFRYRNNPEFVGRNSGFRVVAVRTLNP; encoded by the coding sequence ATGCCAGCTCCCCATCTTCAACAACGATTGAAAGATTTGGAGAACCTGCTGACGGTACAGGTTCAAAAGTTGCACGACTATGAGCGGGAGCTTGGAATTACGGCGGATACAGACAGAAAATTTGAACTGCGGACAAAAATCAAAGACATCAAAGAACTTATCGAGGGCTACGAAAACGAATATGAACGTATCGAGGCCAAACTGGCAGGGAATTCACAGAATAAAACGCCTGACCTGATTCAATCTCCGTCACCAGTGCCTGTGGTTTTGCCTTCACCACCTCAGTTACTTCTCAATCCAACTTTTACAAACAGCATTGATATGGAATTTGTGCTGATTCCAACCGGGAGTTTTTTGATGGGCTCGACCAATGCCGATGTTGAAGCTGCCTTTGCCGATGCAAAGCGATACAACCCAAAAGCAGAACGGGAATGGTTTACTCGTGAACAACCCCAGCATCGAGTTACTTTCAGCCAACCTTTTTATTTAGGGAAATTTCAGGTAACTCAGGCACAATGGCAGGAGGTGATGGGAAATAATCCTTCATCTTTTAAAGGCGACACTTTGCCGGTCGAGCAAGTATCCTGGAATGACTGCCAGGAATTCCTGAAAAAGCTGAATGCCAAAAAAGATAATTACATCTATCGGTTGCCGAGCGAGGCGGAATGGGAATATGCCTGCCGGGCTGGGACAACGACCCCGTTTTCGTTTGGGGAACCCATCACAACCGATCAGGTAAACTATGATGGGCATTACCCTTATGGGAATGCGCCGAAAGGTGAGTATCGTCAAAAAACCACACCGGTCGGAAGTTTTCCAGCGAATGCCTGGGGGCTTCACGACATGCACGGAAATGTCTGGGAATGGTGTCAGGATTGGTATCAGGACACTTATGCTGGAGTACCGGACGATGGGAGTGCACGGGAATCGGGGTCCGATCAACGATTCCGCGTGATGCGTGGCGGTTCTTGGTTCGACGGTGCCGACTTCTGCCGGTCGGCGTTCCGCTACAGGAACAACCCAGAGTTCGTCGGCAGGAACAGCGGTTTTCGGGTGGTTGCGGTGAGAACTCTCAATCCTTGA